TCACCATGTATAGGAAGGGTACTTGTCTGTCTGCCATTTACCTAGGGTACCATCACCTTTGATTATCTGCATTCTTTTGGCGTTCAAGGTCAGGTTCGGGgtgtttttttctttgtgGGACGATTTGGGAcacagaaagaaagagaccGTGTCTTCAACATATTCAGGTCTAGGTTGTCATCAAATGTTGGAAAACAGGCGGGTAGAAGCGTTCATTAGCCATTGTCCCATTAGATACGTCCGGGCTCAACGCCCTGGGGAGGAAAATCACTTTATTACAATGTTTGAAAGTGGCTGTCATTATTCACATTAGACTACAGGCTGAGTGACAAGGTATACAACAAAGTCGAGTAAAACGACAACAAACTGACTCGAATCCCTGGCTAAAGCTCCGCTGCCAGGCGCCCCGTCTTATGCATCTTATGCATCTTATGCATCAAGTATAAAAAGGGATTTTAGCTCACAAACACCTAATTGCATTGGCCTCCCATGACTCCATTCCTTCTGGTATTTTTTTGCCGAATGAGAACGCCCTGCACCTAAATTGATCTCAAAGAAGCTCACGCCCCGTCGAGCAAAGCATCCATGCCGTTCCTCTCCTTCTCCAATGATGCTGCAGTCATTTCAACGTCTCCGTTGTCGTTTCTTCtgtcgtcttcttcgtcttggTTTGTCATCTCTTTAAACATCTGATCCACATTGCCTTCATCCTGCCTCAACATATCCTCATCTATTGGATTAGACAAGCGTCTGCCAGCGTCACTGATAGAACCACGTCCACGACCCCAGACATTGGGGCCCCAAAGCCTCTCGGCCTGCTTTCGGCCCAGCTCGGTCCTTGAAAGGATTTCCAAAGCCTTGCTCTTTTCAGCATCCGTTTGGAAGCTGATGCCATCCTCTTGGCCTTGAAGAAGTCTCTCCTCCAAAGACATTGAGGAAACATCAGCAACCAACTGTGGTCCGCCGACTCCTAGTGGTCCAAGATGCAACCCGTTGTCGAGGTTGATAGAGTTATCCCTAGTGCGACTTGAGGAATGAGACTCTCGGCGTTCAGCATGTCCAGAGCTGGAAGGACTTCCAACCTCACCAGGTCGCGAGTAATATGGCGCCCCGCTGTACCCTCCAGCTCCTGCGGGTGGTGGTGGAAAGGCACCTGGTTGTGAAattgctgcggctgctgccgccgccgcttCTGCATTGGCTGCTTTTCGGCGTAAACTGTTGGCTTTCCCTTTGGCATGCTCTGGAAGGTCATCGGGGTTATCGACGCCATACTCGACAAGCATCTTCTGAAGCTTTGTCGGCCGAGGCTTTCGTGTGCTTCGGGATTGTTCTTGAATCGGCGGGGGTTCAGGGGCCACAGGAGACCATTTGTGGAGCTCTTGACGAAAGAAATTCGTCTCATATGTCAACAAAACTTCAGCGCCTTCAATCTTGCGCAGGTAAAATCGCTGTGTCTCTACTTCGGCTTCCGTAGATAGCAGCGGACTGCAATAGCGAGCTATATGATGTCGGAATGCTTCTGCGTTCTCGATAATCTTCATCAgcacttcttcttcctctggcTGGAAAGGCAGTGTCCTCATTTCCTCTGCGAGTGCCAACAGATCCTCCAATTTAGGTCGGGATGCATCTCTGGGGATCTTCATGCGCCAGTCACAGATTGGACAGGTGTAGTTCTCATCCTCCTTAACCTTGCCACGAGCAATCTTGAGACACTTGTAGTGATACCTAGCAAGGTTAGAGTTTTACTCCATCTGTCAGCGCCAGAACAACTTACCATTCATGGCATCTTTCGCATTCAATCATCATTCCGGCCTCGATTCTCCTGCAAATGCAAAAAACTTGCCTGGACCTACTGTCATCCCATTTGCTCGTTTCAGGCTCGGGGCTGACTTCTCTGGAAACGGGTTCTCCGGGCATCCTTGGCGTGTCGTGCTCGATGTCAAAGCAATCCATATTGCGTTCTAGGACATATTCCAGGTGACTCTTGAGAATGTGCAATGGTGCGTTAGATTTTCCGAAAAGTTTCTTTCCTTTGCGCATCCAATCTTCGTGGCGTTTGCGCTCGTTTTCAAGATCGAGAGTACCATTCGGTTTCGAATTGAGCTCTTCTAGCTTCTTCTGGATCTCCACAACCTCAGCGTATTTGGGTCTCTTGCGAAAGTCGACATCGCGACATCGTGTAGTTAAATCGATAATCTGGCGGTGCGCCTCGCGCTGTTTGTGAAGAATTTGGTCGACAGCGCTCAATGTCTCCTGTGAAACTGGTAGTGCGTTTAATTGCACTTGCGCTGAGAGTGATTCCAGTTGTGGATAGTGAACAAATTCTGCCACGATAAGCTCCTTAGCCTTTGTCTCCCATTGCTGGCCAGCGACCATTTGGTCACGGTAGAAGGTCAGGTGATCGTTGTAAGGAGGAATTTCAAGCCGGTTGCCCTCCTCGATAAGATCTTGCACCTCCTTAAGGGTCATGTAGACTCCTCGGTTGTTGCGTGCTCGTTCATTCCAGCGAGATTGTTCCAGCACTTTAGATAACTGGTCGACTTCAGGAGTATCCACATTGAAGGTTCGcccttcttcaagaagcttctcgatcATGTCTGCCGACAAGCCGGATGTGTTCTTCAAAGCCTGGGATGCGCTCATCTGGAACTGCTTAATTGCTTCAGAGCGCTCTTGAAGCTGGAGTATTTCGGGACAGTCGAATCCGATTCGCTCAGCTTCTTCTAGCAGTCGATAGATGTTACTGACGTTCCTCGACTCTCTCTCCTTCTGGTCATGTTCGGCGCTGCCGATGGACTTGCGCATGCCCGACTGCCAAGCCTTCTCGTTCTTGCGTCGATTCTGTTGTTTCCGAACAATGTAGTTTGTTGCCTCTTCTACCCAGTCGTTGCATCGATTGACAAAATCTTGCAGAACTGATAGTGAAGGAAGATCATGTGGAATGCGCTCGCCCTCGTGAAGAAGTGCACGCAGCGATTTGAGCGATGGCTTAGGCTCCTCTTCGAGTAGCTTCTCATATTTTTGTTCCCACAAATCAGGAGTTTGAGCCTTCTCCAACACTTTTTGGTGTATCGTTTCCATGTCTTGCTTCTCCTTACGAAAGAAGAGGACATGTTCGGCACCTCGGAAGCGCTCCTGCTCGGGCATGTCGCAGCATGCATGATATCCAGCATGCAGTAAACAAAGAACCTTGCCTGACTGTATACATTTGAATCGTGATAGATATGAGAAGGCTTTGCAGTAACAGCAGCACTGTTCATCCTCATCTTGAAGATCCTCATTCTCAACCTTGATTTTCAAAGAGCACGGTTCGTCACCTCCTGTACTTTCGCATCGATGTGGTGCTGCTTCAACGTGCTTTGCGATAAAATCTCCGCGTTGCTCAAGCTCTCGTTTATGTATACGCTCGAGGGCGGGTGCCAACCATTTCGCCGTTTGGATTGTAAGGCTAGTTGCGGTGCTCTCTGCAGCGGTCCACAATAGCTCATCGTGAGAGAAACATGGCTGTCTTCGGAACAGTTGCAATCTTTCCACACCGGCAAGTCCATAAGGTTCCCAGTCTTCAGGTGCGAAATTGACTGCTTCGTTGAAATTAAATCCATGGTTGAATCCAGCATGGTAAGCTTGTGGGAAAGTGATAACGAGCTGACCAGCTCTTTGATCAAGAGCATACACACGGACGCCGGCCTTCTTCAGTTGCTCGGGAGTCAATAGTGTTACTAACTGAAAGAGGAGATCCGGCTGAGTCTCAAAAAGCTCTGGCACAGCTTCCTTCATAGCCGTTTCGAACTTCTCGGCGTCCTCACCCGGTATACCGTACCATGTTTTGGTGGCACCAAGGTGCTGGTAATTGGCAGAGTAGGCGTAATGATCTTCGTTATGCCAACAGAACGTCGAAAATATCATGCCCACATAAACCCAGGGGACTGTCATGCCGGAAATGTCTGATTTGATGTGTTTGAACAAACTCTCGCCGTGGAATGGAAGAACATTTAGATTCCAAGGATCAGTTGCATACGGGTTGCTGGGGTCTCTTTCTGCAGTCGGGAATCCTGAACCATGAGTCGTACAATGGATATCGGCGCCGTATTCGACCTCTACGGTTTCCTCGAGATCAGCAACCAGTCGCCAGAATTCCGTCTCAACATCTTCTTCGGTAACAGGTCGGTGGCAATTTAGCTCATGGTCAAACGGCATCTTCTTTTCAAAGTAACCCTGCTTAAAGTCGTTTGCTTTTTGCTGAAATTGCTTGAGCGAATACAAACCGCCCTCCTCAAAACCGAACTGGCCGTCCCCGACAAGACATCTTGCACAGTTCCATTCGTTATCGGGCTTTCGCTTCAAAGGTGGATCGAGACATCCTGGATGATAGGCGTGGTCGCAAGATTCACAAAGCAGTAGAACGttgtcatttctcccacaaGTCTCGCATTTCTAGAAATGTCAGCTACATTACATTGAACAGTGGTATTCAACTCACCTCTCCTGGTGGCAGTGGCTCTTCTCGTGGAATTCGTGGCACTGAAGGACGGAATGGCGTCATATGCGATCCAGCCACAGTGGGGACGGCATCTGTCGATGTTAGTCTGGGAGTCATAGAACCAATGAAAAACGCGGTCGGGCATTGCATTTAAAATCCCTGCGCTTGGTCGCCAACGTCAAGACACAGCATGTATGCGACAATGGGAATTGACGCCAAGAGAATAGAATACGGTGGTATCAACTTACCTTTTTTGAGTCGCTTACTGCGACGGCTGCTAGCCGCCTCAGAATCGTCCAGGTCATAGTCCTTCTTGGCTGAGTCGGAGGACTCTTCGCCACTAAGCTGACGCTTCAACGCTGTAGCCTTTAAGCTTGATGCCCGGTTGTCTGGAGTATTCTTTGCGGAAGAAGTGGGACTTTCAAATCGCTTGGGATCAGGTGTGAAGCTTTTGGGCTCGCTAGTTGCGCTGCGATTCACACTTGTGAAGCCAGAATTCACCGCGGTAAATCCGGAGTTGACGGCAGTGAATCCACCAGATGTAGGCGCTTGTGGCAGAGGTGGTGCATCAGCCATGGGAGCGTCTCGATCTGTTTCGGTCTTTACTCCGCCAAGGGTTGCCTGTAAAGCGTCGGAGGCATTACGCGCTGGTGAATCACCTCGAAGGCTCACGGGAGTGTTGACATTGGACCGTCTGACCGGGGTCTGCCCAGGGCTCGGGGTCAATGGCCCACCGTATTCCTGCTCCAGCTGTTGATGAACACCAGGCTTCGCCAGCCTGAGGTAGTCCTCATACGGACATAGCCATCGTTGGTAAGAATTCTTCAGGGACGTTGACAGTGACGACATGATCTTGCCACTGTATCCCAAATCACGGCCGATTTCTGCCCATTTCTTGTGCTTGCAAACCTTCTCAAAACCACCTCTTGACTCAACCGCTTTCTTCAACCTATAAAGATCAAGTGGTTTCTTGTCCACGTACGGTAAGCGATGAAGATTCGTGCCATGTTGCTTATGGAATTTCGAGAGGCCGTCAAGATAGGTAAGATTAGCACGTGTACCTGCGACATGTTAACCAAAATCCAAACGATGTGGTCAGAAAAGGGTGAAACACGTACTCCCTTCCACGGAGTTCAACTCTTGTTTTCGGGTCCTAAAATGGAATTTCTACATAATTAGCAGGAACCACAACATAAACCATCTCGCATATATAGCCTCAAAACGCGCTATGATGCGTCAGACTGTCGTACCTCTGTATCGATTGCAAATCCTGGGTTCCAAGAATCGGGGGGGATAATCTTGCATATGCCAAACTTCTTCGCTTCGGGTGTGATTTTCCGTAGATACTCGAAAGGGTCTCGCCAGTCTTCTTCGGTTGGTCGATACGTAGGTGCCTCTTGCAGACCATGTGGGCGACtctccttgaccttttccCTGACTGCGGTGGGTTGCCCGCGACGTTCAACAGAAGTGAGGTCCAAGGCAGTACTTGAAAGCGAGCTGAGGGGAGTCTGTGGATTGTTCGGGTGGTATCCGTTGGAGTTGACTTTCGGCTTGGGTTTTGACGAGAGGCCAGCAGTAGTGGCACTGGGTGAGCTTCGCGAACTTCCGTTTGTGCTATGAGTGCCTGGGGGGGCGACAGCGCCGACAGTTGGTACTGAAACCATGGCGAACGCGAATGATGATGAATAGAAATTGACGAGTAGCAAGCAACTGATAGAGAAACGTATTGGGGTATCGATCGAGCGTTACGGTTACGCGGCATGCATCGACTTCATACTCGGGCAGTCCGTTCGTTAATGGAATATCAGCATCGCAGGCAAGGAGTCTCAATCGCGACGAGAAGCAGCTTGCATATACTGGTGAAGCGGCTGAGAGGCGTGATAGATCGGAGTCGTCTTTCAAGCCTGCAGTGGAAGGTTAATGTCTAGTTTGTATATAGTAGTTATCATGTTTCAAGGGAGTACGAGTGCCATGTCCAACTAACATGAAGAGCAAAATACATACTCACAGCGACAACGTCAATATAAAAACACCAAAGATGTGAATGACACGGCCGATATTGTGCGTGTCAAGTAGAGTGATGACACTGGGTTTCTTGTGGTAATAGCTGAAAGAACGAGCAATCTAGCTTCAAACGTGATTGTCGATGTTGTATGAAAGAGCCAAAAGCGAGGAAGGAGCGGAGGGTGAAGAGTGGGTGTGAGTGGGAACGAAGATGGGAAGGTGGGAATGGGTCGAGGGAATCCCAAAGGTAACTTTAGATCTTGGAGGCGCGAGCGAACGACCAGTTCAGCATTCAGCGCCCAGGTTAGCTTCGGCAGGTACCTTTGCACGCAAagggaaagagaaagaacaaGGACGGGGGTGTGAAAGGGAAGGGTGCGGCAGGAGGTACAGGCCTAGGTTCCTGGGGGTACCTCCGTTTAGCACGCGCATGGCGCCAGGTACAAAGTATCTGCCGCCCTCGCTCATTTACATACAGTACGGAGGAAGGACCGGTGGGTTCGGGCCAACAAATACAAAGAAAGTGCAAGAACATCAATGGGCAGCAACAACGAGTTTTTAGGTCTTGGTTGACtattttgtttctttttcaaTTTTTGCAATTCAAACCATTCTTTTCAAGACCGATGAACCATTGTGGTTATTATAGCGCTGAGAAACACCGTCCTGATACAAGGACCCGAAAACTCATGTGGCGGACCCACTAGAGACGACATCCGGCCGGTGCCCCCTCTACCGAGAACCAAATCAACATCCACAAAAGCAACATGTCGGGCACAAAAGATGAGAATTTGAGTTCAATCGACGAAATATGTTGTTCTCTTTGGAGGGGTCTGTGAAGCGATTATCATTGCGGAATATTACAGTTCAGAGCCTCGTTCTCGTCTCCACATAGGTAGGCTAGGTATGCGACGATGGGTGAAGCGAGCCGTCAGGGAGGATGCCTACAGCCTTGTGAGGCGCGTTATTACCACAATGATTGAATCATACTGTCACGATTTGACAAGGTCAGCAATAAACAGTCGCATTAAATTGAGTATGACGGTCTTTCAACAAAAATACCAATGATTATTTTGGGCCACGTCgtcatgaagaagaggaggataaTGTATCCAAATGCGGCAGATGATGGTGACATTGGAGAACAGTCACGCGCTGACTGGCATCATCATGTTCCTTGTTCACCGTGTGGCTGCTCAATAGCATGGCCCCTAAAAGTCTGACGGGCAGAACGGGCCACAAGCTGGGCTTCAAAAGAGAGGGAAAAAGGCGGGCCCAGAAAAAAAACTGAATCCAATCTGATATCCAACTTTCAGTGAACAGGGGGTGATTCATAATCGCCCGTTAACGAGCCAATCATGGTGAGATGACGTTCAGAACAAACGCCGGGGTCTTCCCGGTCAGCAAGTCAACTCGCGTGGGGAACTGGGGGGGATATAAGGCAAGCAACAAGTTGGAATGCACTACGATGAGGTTGGTTTTGGCTTCATTTACACGACACGAATTCGATGGCTTAAATTTGGCTCATGGTCTAAACTTACGGCACGGATATTGTGAATTATATTGTTTACTATTGATTTATATTGTATCAGAGACAAATTCTGACTGACACAGTCAACATGAGACCTAGGTAACTGCACAATGATAATGAAAATACCACCTAAGCCTAGCAGCTATCATTTATCACCTATATCACCTAAAACAAGAGCGGGTATCAACCAACGCCAAAATAGACCCAATCTCTCAAAtgtcctcctcggcctcagCCTCAGCCGCTATAGCTTTCTTCGTACGCCGTGGTTTCTTGAGCAGTTTCGTTACCTCTTTCGGTCCTCGTATACGAAGTGTTAACTCCTTCATCATATCAATCCAATTAATATTCCCATCACAGCTCGGACACCTGCAAGACAGCGGTACAACAACACCCTCATCTTCGCCTTGCAGAGCATATTTCCCCCAGCATTCCAAGTGACCCATGGCCTCGCATCCTTGGTGAGGACATATTGGGTGAAGACCGCTTCCTGACTGTAGTGGCTCGTGGCAATGCACACAATCTCCTTCGCGTTCAAATGAAACGATGTTATGCGCCTTCTCGACATAGGGTTTTAGAGGTGCGTAGTTGAGAGGCAGCGCATGAATACCCCATGATTCCGCTGAATCCCCTTCTGGTTTGTAATCCGTCTCAATCCTGAGACCTTCCCGGAGTTTTGTGTCTTTAGATTCGAGCCAGGTATCCCACTTCTTCTTGATTTCTTCTGCAAAGAAGTGTAGGGTAAGTGGCCACCGTGCAAAAGTCGGCACTCCAGTGAGTAGATGGAGGTTGGATACGATAGATATAGCACTATGAATAGGCCTTTTTGATTTCCTTTGTCCCTTTTTTCTGGGTGCTCGTTTTGTGATTCGTTCATCTGATGGAATACTCGACGTTAAATGAGGATTCGTCAACGCCCATCTGTGACATAATCAATATCTAAACTTTATTCCGTAGCAAAATTGAACCCACTCAAACTTGAGAGCTGCGATCGAGCTCGGAAACCCCGATATCACAATCACTGCTTCCCATGGTCGCAACTTGTCTTTTGCCGTTCTCACAGCACCTCCAGTAGCGACACCATTGTGTTGCTTTAAACGTCTGGGAGGTGCAGGCGTAGAACCTATGTAAAATGAGGCATGACGAACTGAAGAGCGAAGGACATACACCGTGTACAAGGCTGGAATAGGTCCTGGGAGTTGTGACATGACGGCGATGAATGATAAAACTTTGACGATGTTTACTTGGTGTGAGCGTGAGTTGGAGGGGCGATGTGATGTCATGACTAATCAAGTCATTCCTAGGTAGTACCCCTTTACAAGACTGGGTAGTTGTACTACCTACTATCTAACGTTTGAGTCAAACTAGGTACTCAATAATTCGATTGCATCATGTagtattatatctttatatcctttgagagatattaaTATCCCCAACAACGTTCTCTGCGCCGTATAGTACATATCCATCTACAACAAACCCTGCTTCTGCAGGTCGTAGTAGACCTTCTCAGGCATGACATTGCCCTCTCCATCCTCCATCTGCACCACACTTCCCTCGTCGACTGTggttctcttcttctccttctgaaTCTTATCCCACAGCTGCAGCGCTTCAGCAATACCCGTAATATCCCTGAACAGCGTTGTGTTGGTGATGCCGAGACACTTGAGACCGTAAATGTGTCGCGCTTCGTTAAAGTGCTTGTCAAATGCACGTCGGCCCATGTACACAAAGTTTCCACAAATCTCGCAGGGAAACTCGACACCCAGACCGTGAAGGCGGTATAGCCAAAAAGGGATAGGCTTGCCGTCCCAAGCAAGAGGGAGCTTGAGGGGGTTGTAGATGCGCTCCTcgccatcctcatcatcgcccTCGCCCTCTTCTTGTGGTTCTTGAGGCGCATCTTCAGAATTAAAATAGTTTTCGAGCTCCTGCGCGCGCTCTCTCTCCGTCATGCCTTGCTTGCGCTCCACGTTGACTCTAGTATCGCTTCGCTCGGTGCTCATTGCGCTGGCAAGTCGCTTCACTCTGTACTCTCGTTCCGCCACTGCGCGCTCTTTTAGTCGCGTTGCCGAATTTCCGTTTATAGCGTCATTGGTGGGGGCTGAGTCTTGCTCTTGACGCTGTTTTCTCTGCTCTGCCGCCTTGATATGTTTTCGCCCCGTAAGATGGTTCTTGTAGACGTTCTCATTCTTGAATTCCTTCTGACAGTCATCGCACCATACCGCATCCGCCGTGCTGGTCTCCTTGGCGGTACCGTTTGTTGAAGACACATCCTTTTCCCAGCCCTggatctcttccttctcccaTGCCGTCTCAAACTCTTCATCAAAAGAAGCGAGAACCTTGCCCACGTTTTCCAGAGGCCGTGTTCGTCGCATGAAGCTCTCGAGATAGTCTGCTAGTTGGCCGACATACTTGAAGTATTGATCTGTTAGCTTGTTTGTTCGCGTGACACCGCCATGTGCAGGAGAAAAGTTGTCGAAAGTCTCGAGATATTGCAGATATGTGAGTCGTCTGACGTTGGGAAGGTTGAGGTAGGCTTCGTGAGAGGTTGTCAAGTCGAAGAATCGTCC
This Fusarium poae strain DAOMC 252244 chromosome 3, whole genome shotgun sequence DNA region includes the following protein-coding sequences:
- a CDS encoding hypothetical protein (BUSCO:726at5125), translated to MVSVPTVGAVAPPGTHSTNGSSRSSPSATTAGLSSKPKPKVNSNGYHPNNPQTPLSSLSSTALDLTSVERRGQPTAVREKVKESRPHGLQEAPTYRPTEEDWRDPFEYLRKITPEAKKFGICKIIPPDSWNPGFAIDTEKFHFRTRKQELNSVEGSTRANLTYLDGLSKFHKQHGTNLHRLPYVDKKPLDLYRLKKAVESRGGFEKVCKHKKWAEIGRDLGYSGKIMSSLSTSLKNSYQRWLCPYEDYLRLAKPGVHQQLEQEYGGPLTPSPGQTPVRRSNVNTPVSLRGDSPARNASDALQATLGGVKTETDRDAPMADAPPLPQAPTSGGFTAVNSGFTAVNSGFTSVNRSATSEPKSFTPDPKRFESPTSSAKNTPDNRASSLKATALKRQLSGEESSDSAKKDYDLDDSEAASSRRSKRLKKDAVPTVAGSHMTPFRPSVPRIPREEPLPPGEKCETCGRNDNVLLLCESCDHAYHPGCLDPPLKRKPDNEWNCARCLVGDGQFGFEEGGLYSLKQFQQKANDFKQGYFEKKMPFDHELNCHRPVTEEDVETEFWRLVADLEETVEVEYGADIHCTTHGSGFPTAERDPSNPYATDPWNLNVLPFHGESLFKHIKSDISGMTVPWVYVGMIFSTFCWHNEDHYAYSANYQHLGATKTWYGIPGEDAEKFETAMKEAVPELFETQPDLLFQLVTLLTPEQLKKAGVRVYALDQRAGQLVITFPQAYHAGFNHGFNFNEAVNFAPEDWEPYGLAGVERLQLFRRQPCFSHDELLWTAAESTATSLTIQTAKWLAPALERIHKRELEQRGDFIAKHVEAAPHRCESTGGDEPCSLKIKVENEDLQDEDEQCCCYCKAFSYLSRFKCIQSGKVLCLLHAGYHACCDMPEQERFRGAEHVLFFRKEKQDMETIHQKVLEKAQTPDLWEQKYEKLLEEEPKPSLKSLRALLHEGERIPHDLPSLSVLQDFVNRCNDWVEEATNYIVRKQQNRRKNEKAWQSGMRKSIGSAEHDQKERESRNVSNIYRLLEEAERIGFDCPEILQLQERSEAIKQFQMSASQALKNTSGLSADMIEKLLEEGRTFNVDTPEVDQLSKVLEQSRWNERARNNRGVYMTLKEVQDLIEEGNRLEIPPYNDHLTFYRDQMVAGQQWETKAKELIVAEFVHYPQLESLSAQVQLNALPVSQETLSAVDQILHKQREAHRQIIDLTTRCRDVDFRKRPKYAEVVEIQKKLEELNSKPNGTLDLENERKRHEDWMRKGKKLFGKSNAPLHILKSHLEYVLERNMDCFDIEHDTPRMPGEPVSREVSPEPETSKWDDSRSRQVFCICRRIEAGMMIECERCHEWYHYKCLKIARGKVKEDENYTCPICDWRMKIPRDASRPKLEDLLALAEEMRTLPFQPEEEEVLMKIIENAEAFRHHIARYCSPLLSTEAEVETQRFYLRKIEGAEVLLTYETNFFRQELHKWSPVAPEPPPIQEQSRSTRKPRPTKLQKMLVEYGVDNPDDLPEHAKGKANSLRRKAANAEAAAAAAAAISQPGAFPPPPAGAGGYSGAPYYSRPGEVGSPSSSGHAERRESHSSSRTRDNSINLDNGLHLGPLGVGGPQLVADVSSMSLEERLLQGQEDGISFQTDAEKSKALEILSRTELGRKQAERLWGPNVWGRGRGSISDAGRRLSNPIDEDMLRQDEGNVDQMFKEMTNQDEEDDRRNDNGDVEMTAASLEKERNGMDALLDGA